A genomic segment from Cyanobium sp. NIES-981 encodes:
- a CDS encoding rhodanese-like domain-containing protein, with protein MGSALTLVALLGCGGPSGRSTSDAQRAELVERLYADFRRARFADVPDITVAELQRQTLQHPQLVLVDVRELRERAVSILPGAISVEVFERQKERYRSSLVVPYCTIGLRSGLYGRRLIREGFRTRNLAGSLLAWAHAGLPLEHQGRPTRRAHVFSPGWNLLPEAYEAAVN; from the coding sequence ATGGGGTCGGCGCTGACACTGGTGGCGCTGCTCGGCTGTGGGGGCCCCAGCGGCCGTTCGACCAGCGATGCCCAGCGGGCCGAGCTGGTGGAGCGTCTCTATGCCGACTTCCGCCGAGCTCGGTTCGCCGACGTTCCCGACATCACCGTGGCCGAACTGCAGCGCCAGACCCTGCAGCACCCGCAGCTGGTGCTGGTGGACGTGCGTGAGCTGCGTGAGCGGGCGGTGTCGATTCTGCCCGGGGCCATCAGCGTGGAGGTGTTCGAGCGGCAGAAGGAGCGCTATCGCTCCAGCCTGGTGGTGCCCTACTGCACCATCGGCCTGCGTAGCGGGCTCTACGGCCGCCGGTTGATCCGCGAGGGGTTCCGCACCCGCAACCTGGCGGGAAGCCTGTTGGCCTGGGCCCATGCCGGCCTGCCACTGGAGCACCAGGGGCGGCCCACCCGTCGCGCCCACGTCTTCAGCCCAGGTTGGAATCTGCTGCCCGAGGCCTACGAGGCGGCGGTCAACTAG
- a CDS encoding hemagglutinin translates to MRLSFIPIHVFRETPQVTFFDASVPHSNGSDIVEHSGAAVSPPDDSSAEPCFEQYYLHRYQVDHNLVLQGQRTFTLLNPSWPQPHHVVHLVRAMGALRIPIGTYHRSVSGEEGSLVLNQAERNDGFSYATEFVPVSLRDRPDLQAARQTPPWVWCWRHGHICRQHEA, encoded by the coding sequence ATGCGGTTGAGCTTCATTCCGATCCACGTGTTCCGCGAGACGCCCCAAGTCACGTTCTTCGACGCCAGCGTGCCCCACAGCAACGGCAGCGACATCGTGGAACACAGCGGCGCGGCGGTGTCGCCGCCCGATGACAGCTCCGCCGAACCGTGCTTCGAGCAGTACTACCTGCACCGCTACCAGGTGGATCACAACCTGGTGCTGCAGGGCCAGCGCACCTTCACGCTGCTCAATCCCAGCTGGCCCCAGCCCCATCATGTGGTGCATCTGGTCCGCGCCATGGGAGCACTGCGGATCCCGATCGGCACGTACCACCGTTCGGTGTCGGGGGAGGAGGGCAGCCTGGTGCTGAACCAGGCCGAACGCAACGACGGCTTCAGCTACGCCACGGAATTCGTGCCGGTGAGCCTGCGCGACCGCCCCGATCTGCAGGCCGCCCGGCAGACCCCTCCCTGGGTGTGGTGCTGGCGCCATGGCCATATCTGCCGTCAGCATGAGGCCTGA
- a CDS encoding glycine zipper family protein: MIPLQIARAGARSSALIGAALLGALVTFGPTTVANAQDLFIYPAAGQSPEQQRQDGLECRLWAIDQTGFDPTQPAPASSGALASPPQVQRQGPGTARSTVRGAVAGTAVGAIVGNTGRGAAAGATQGLLSGTARGVDQRRAQQQANDDWARQQQIAEAERQQLLQYRRRAFNRAVTACMEGRGYTVS, from the coding sequence TTGATCCCGCTGCAGATCGCCCGAGCCGGTGCCCGCTCCAGCGCCCTCATCGGCGCTGCACTCCTGGGCGCCCTGGTGACCTTCGGCCCCACGACGGTGGCCAACGCCCAGGATCTCTTCATCTATCCGGCCGCCGGTCAGAGCCCTGAACAGCAGCGTCAGGATGGTCTGGAATGCCGGCTCTGGGCCATCGACCAGACCGGTTTTGATCCCACCCAGCCCGCCCCTGCATCCAGTGGGGCGCTGGCATCGCCACCCCAGGTTCAGCGGCAGGGGCCCGGCACGGCGCGATCCACCGTTCGTGGTGCCGTCGCTGGCACTGCTGTGGGGGCGATCGTGGGCAACACCGGGCGGGGTGCGGCCGCAGGTGCGACCCAGGGCCTGCTCAGCGGAACAGCCCGCGGTGTGGATCAACGCCGCGCGCAGCAACAGGCCAACGACGACTGGGCCCGCCAGCAGCAGATTGCCGAAGCTGAGCGGCAGCAGCTGCTGCAGTACCGGCGCCGGGCCTTCAACCGCGCGGTCACAGCCTGCATGGAGGGCCGTGGCTACACCGTCAGCTGA
- a CDS encoding oxidoreductase, with protein sequence MPWTAADIPDQSGRLALVTGASSGLGFETARALVARGATVLLGCRSRARAEQARQALLPSVAAGGAVDLLDLDLADLAAVVRAARTVEERYGRLDLLVNNAGVMGLPRALTRDGFELQFGINHLGHFALTQALLPLLRARPGARVVTVTSGAQYFGRIAFDDLQGERRYDRWQAYGQSKLANVMFALELQQRLDAEQAGVLSLAAHPGVARTNLQPASVAASGSWFEPIAYRLMGPLFQSAAMGALPQLYAATAPSASPGGHYGPDQWGGMRGWPKAVPVAPPARDPEQRQRLWQSSEELCAAALERSTGRPASAAQPVLSPHLA encoded by the coding sequence CCTGGTGGCGCGGGGGGCCACCGTGCTGCTCGGCTGCCGTTCCCGGGCCAGGGCCGAGCAGGCCCGCCAGGCCCTGCTCCCCTCCGTGGCCGCCGGCGGCGCCGTGGATCTGCTCGATCTCGACCTCGCCGATCTGGCGGCGGTGGTGCGCGCTGCCCGCACCGTGGAGGAGCGCTACGGGCGCCTCGATCTGCTGGTGAACAATGCCGGTGTGATGGGCCTGCCCCGCGCCCTCACCCGCGATGGCTTCGAGCTGCAGTTCGGCATCAATCACCTGGGCCATTTCGCCCTCACCCAGGCGTTGCTGCCGCTGCTGCGTGCCCGGCCGGGAGCGCGCGTGGTCACCGTGACCTCCGGCGCCCAGTACTTCGGCCGCATCGCCTTCGACGATCTGCAGGGAGAGCGCCGCTACGACCGCTGGCAGGCCTACGGCCAGAGCAAGCTGGCCAATGTGATGTTCGCGCTCGAGCTGCAGCAGCGGCTCGATGCCGAGCAGGCCGGCGTGCTCTCCCTGGCGGCCCATCCAGGCGTGGCCCGCACCAACCTTCAGCCCGCCTCGGTGGCGGCCAGCGGCTCCTGGTTCGAGCCCATCGCCTACCGGCTGATGGGCCCCCTGTTCCAGAGCGCAGCGATGGGTGCCCTGCCCCAGCTCTATGCCGCCACGGCGCCTTCGGCCAGCCCCGGGGGCCACTACGGTCCGGATCAGTGGGGCGGCATGCGGGGCTGGCCGAAGGCCGTGCCGGTGGCCCCCCCGGCCCGGGATCCGGAGCAGCGCCAGCGCCTCTGGCAGAGCAGTGAGGAGCTCTGCGCGGCAGCCCTTGAACGCTCCACGGGCCGTCCGGCATCGGCAGCACAGCCTGTCCTCTCCCCCCACCTAGCCTGA